The Limnospira fusiformis SAG 85.79 genomic interval CTCTTGTGGACGGATGTTCTCATGTCAAGCCACTTACTTGAGGTAATAGCGAATATGAATAGTTTAGTTGATACTCTGAGTCAAGTTTTGATTATTGCGTATAAAGAGCCTACTCAACAATTAGAAGAATACTTGACCAAAGAAGGATTTGAATGTCTAGTTATTCGCCAAGAAGATAAGCCAGAATATCAACAATTTTCTCCAAGTTATAGGTGTATGCTCAACCACCGTCAGGCTTGGGAAATAGCGACTCAGCAGAGCCAGCCTAGTTTAATTGTGGAAGCGGATTTTGTTCCGGTTTTAGAATTTGGACAACTGCCTTTACCTTTTGATAAGGAATTGCCTAATCTCGGAATTACCTGGATTTATACTTGCAGCCCTCAAGTATATTGGGTCTCTCCAGAAGGATATGCCGAAGGTTTTTCAGTCGGTACGGTCGCTTATATTGTCAGCCCCAAAGCCGCAGAACTTCTCATTAAATTCTCCGAGAAAATCACCGAAACAACTCAGGGAAAAACTTATTCTACTTGGGATTCGGAAATAGATACATTCTTGCGCTCTCATAATTTGCAAAACTTTATTCCTTTCCGCAATTACGGAGAACACGGAGGTTTGGCTAACCCTGAACACCGCAAACATGGTTTAAGTCCTGGTCATCAAGCCGATGTTCTCTGGGGAGAAATAGCCTTTGATCCATTATATACCCAGGCATATAATCCCCAACTGATACGCGCTAAAGCCCGCCTTAAAGGCATACTGCGATTACTAGCAGGTTATTTTGTCAGAATCAAAACACTCCGAAATAGTAGAGTTCCTTGGCGGTTAATTAGCTTTAGTTTTGGTCGCCAACTGACCTTGAGATTATAGGGAAAAAACCTGTGTTAGGAATACCCCCTATACTACAGAGGTGGCTTTCTAGCTTAGAAGCCACTTTCTGAAAACATTACCCTCACCCTAAATCCGAATCCCGGGGGGGAGAGGGGCTTCGAGATAGTATGGCCCAACTTTTTGGCCACTGCGTTCCAGGAAATCGATAAACTCATAAGCGGCACGTCCCAAGTCACCAATACCAAAGCGACTGGGGAAGCTGGTGGGGTGTAGCAAGATACCGCTGGCTCGTTCAAGGTGCATAATTAAGATATATTCCCGTAGAAACCGCTTCTATTTATATCACAAAGCGATCGCCTTTTTGGGGGGATTATTGCCTCGGTTAAACTTAAATGAATTGTGGGGTATAATAGAGGGTATCCCCCAGCACGGTTGATGCAAATCACAACTAAGAGCGATGGGGATCACCTGTTAAGGTGATCCAACTCATATGTAGTCGTCTGTATAATCACAGAAAAAATCAGCCACTTGAGGGAAGATATATATATAGTGGAGCATTGAGGTTAGGCACATGAGCAGCTACTATAACAGTATGACCAATTCTAGCGGTTCCCTTGAGGAAATGTTTGGTCAAGTGATGTTTTCCAGTGTGGTGACGACTGAAGACCGCCAAAAGTTGAAAGCTACCCTCCTCAAAGAAACCATCACGGAGGATGAACAGGCGATTATTAACCGCTTGTTGTACAATGTACGCCGGGGATGGGTTAGACTGATTGACTGAAGTTTCATTAGTAACCCGTGTTATCCACTGTTTTGCTTGTGTCCCACGGTAGTCGCGATCGCCGCCCTCAATTAGCTGTAGATAAGTTAGCACAACAGTTGAGCGATCGCCTCAAGGTGACTCAGGGTGGGGATAGTTTAACTGATTCTTTGGTGGGAAGTGCCGTTTTGGAGTTGGGACCGACTCCGCTATCTGCACAAATTCACCAATTCGCTGAGTATAGCCTGAGTTTAGGGATTCATCGAGTCCAAATTCTGCCGTTGTTTCTGTTACCTGGGGTCCATGTGGGAGAAGATATCCCCACCGAGGTGGAGTTAGCCCAAAAATCCCTGGGAACCGAGATAGAAATTTACCTACAACCTTATCTGGGAAGCCAACGCCAGCAGTTGTCTGTACTGCTGGAAAATGTTATGATTGGTTACGATGTTGATGCTTGGATTCTACTTTCCCATGGGAGTCGCCGCGCGGGTGGAAATGAAGCGATCGCTCACCTAGCCCATAAAATCAACGCTTCTGTGGCTTATTGGTCTGTGGCTCCGGGGATGGAGTCACGGGTTCAGGAGTTGCTACAAGCAGGATATCACCGGATTGGGATTTTGCCTTATTTCCTGTTCTCCGGTCGCACTACTGATGCGATCGTTGATTTGGTGGCTAATCTTGGTGACAGGTTTCCCCACAGCCAACTACACCTCACGCCACCCCTAGACCATAGCCCACACCTGGGCGATTTGATTTGTACTTGGGCGGAATCTTGCCTCTAGGATACCACCTGCCTGCTGCAGTGGGTGGTGATTCTCATAATTCTTTCGGTTTTGAGAGGCGATCGACACTCCCTAATGGCTCTGTTGCCTTGGGGGTAATAGTTGCGGGGTTTGTAAAGTTATATTACAGATTCTCATAACCTCGCGCGAGTTTGAATAGGGCGATCGTTCAAGTAAACTGGAGCCAACAACAGAAAAGTTTTTGTTTTTGGGGGTTGACAGTCTGGCGCTGTCTCTGATAGTATTAATTTACGTGAAAAAAAAGGAATTTGCTTCGACAAAAACAGCCTGTAAAGTTTTGTTAAGCACCTTCTAGGTAGTCTCGCGCGATCGCACCTTGAAAACCCCATACTGCAACGTTTCCAAAGGTATAGGGTCCAACCCTACCAATTCCCCGTCAGGGGACGGAAACCACCCCCCCGCTTCGTGGCTGAAAGCGACCAGATCCAAGGTCCAACCCTACCAATTCCCCGTCAGGGGACGGAAACTGCCCATGAGTTATCCCTTACGATCCGCGTGGGGTGATCCTCTTCGTCCAACCCTACCAATTCCCCGTCAGGGGACGGAAACAGGAGATAGTCCTCCGGGAGGAGAAGCTGGACTGCTATCTGCAGTCCAACCCTACCAATTCCCCGTCAGGGGACGGAAACCAAAGGAAAGTGATCTGTTTTTATTTTGTCCATTTTAGTTTAGGTCCAACCCTACCAATTCCCCGTCAGGGGACGGAAACTTAAAAACTTAGTAGCCCTAATTGACAGCCGCAACAGATCTGTTGTCCAACCCTACCAATTCCCCGTCAGGGGACGGAAACTTCTCCTGAAAGTTGTTGGTATACTTCGTACTCTATGTTCTCGTCCAACCCTACCAATTCCCCGTCAGGGGACGGAAACGGGAAACCATGTCGTCCAGTGGGTTCATGCACACCACTGGAAGCTCTAGTCCAACCCTACCAATTCCCCGTCAGGGGACGGAAACTTTACCGGTCTTGTACTGCCGTATGAAGGCATAGTTAGACAGGACGGTCCAACCCTACCAATTCCCCGTCAGGGGACGGAAACCTTCATGATTGAGGACTGGAAGGTGGGAGCAATTTCGAGTCCAACCCTACCAATTCCCCGTCAGGGGACGGAAACCCGGTGGCGGATTTAACTTCAGGAATTTCAAAAATCTCATGGATGGTCCAACCCTACCAATTCCCCGTCAGGGGACGGAAACTTATTCACTATTTCTATCACTTCTGGACTATCTTTGTGGAGTCCAACCCTACCAATTCCCCGTCAGGGGACGGAAACACTACTGCATAAGGAGCAAACTCCATTATTGTGGGGGACTCAGTAGTGATGTCCAACCCTACCAATTCCCCGTCAGGGGACGGAAACACGCGAACCATGCTACTCCGGCAATGACCAAAGTGTAAAGTAGATAAAGTCCAACCCTACCAATTCCCCGTCAGGGGACGGAAACTTCTGGCTTATATATTAATTTGATTAATAATACTCCATTTTTGGTCCAACCCTACCAATTCCCCGTCAGGGGACGGAAACAGTTAGAAGATAATTTTCTAGGTCCTCTGATAATTTATCATAGTCCAACCCTACCAATTCCCCGTCAGGGGACGGAAACTAAAAAAGCGATCGCCTTCTGCTTAGAGGTAAAGCAATACGAGTCCAACCCGACCGCTTGTTGTACAATGTACGCCGGGGATGGGTTAGACTGATTGACTGAAGTTTCATTAGTAACCCGTGTTATCCACTGTTTTGCTTGTGTCCCACGGTAGTCGCGATCGCCGCCCTCAATTAGCTGTAGATAAGTTAGCACAACAGTTGAGCGATCGCCTCAAGGTGACTCAGGGTGGGGATAGTTTAACTGATTCTTTGGTGGGAAGTGCGGTTTTGGAGTTGGGACCGACTCCGCTATCTGCACAAATTCACCAATTCGCTGAGTATAGCCTGAGTTTAGGGATTCATCGAGTCCAAATTCTGCCGTTGTTTCTGTTACCTGGGGTCCATGTGGGAGAAGATATCCCCACGGAGGTGGAGTTAGCCCAAAAATCCCTGGGAACCGAGATAGAAATTCACCTACAACCTTATCTGGGAAGCCAACGCCAGCAGTTGTCTGTACTGCTGGAAAATGTTATGAGTGGTTACGATGTTGATGCTTGGATTCTACTTTCCCATGGGAGTCGCCGCGCGGGTGGAAATGAAGCGATCGCTCACCTAGCCCATAAAATCAACGCTTCTGTGGCTTATTGGTCTGTGGCTCCGGGGATGGAGTCACGGGTTCAGGAGTTGCTACAAGCAGGATATCACCGGATTGGGATTTTGCCTTATTTCCTGTTCTCGGGTCGCACTACTGATGCGATCGTTGATTTGGTGGCTAATCTTGGTGACAGGTTTCCCCACAGCCAACTACACCTCACGCCACCCCTAGACCATAGCCCACACCTGGGCGATTTGATTTGTACTTGGGCGGAATCTTGCCTCTAGGATACCACCTGCCTGCTGCAGTGGGTGGTGATTCTCATAATTCTTTCGGTTTTGAGAGGCGATCGACACTCCCTAATGGCTCTGTTGCCTTGGGGGTAATGGTTTCGGGGTTTGTAAAGTTATATTACAGATTCTCATAACCTCGCGCGAGTTTGAATAGGGCGATCGTTCAAGTAAACTGGAGCCAACAACAGAAAAGTTTTTGTTTTTGGGGGTTGACAGTCTGGCGCTGTCTCTGATAGTATTAATTTACGTGAAAACAAAGGAATTTGCTTCGACAAAAACAGCCTGTAAAGTTTTGTTAAGCACCTTCTAGGTAGTCTCGCGCGATCGCACCTTGAAAACCCCATACTGCAACGTTTCCAAAGGTATAGGGTCCAACCCTACCAATTCCCCGTCAGGGGACGGAAACTCGTTTCTTTTTAAGCAGTCCATAACGGACTTCTGGTAGTCCAACCCTACCAATTCCCCGTCAGGGGACGGAAACGTATACTCCTAACTATCGTTATAGCCTCCTCCTGGAGGAGATAGTGTCCAACCCTACCAATTCCCCGTCAGGGGACGGAAACAGAATTAATTGATGTATGTCCTTTATATATTATAAAGGTAACAGTCCAACCCTACCAATTCCCCGTCAGGGGACGGAAACACCGGAAGATTCCGGTTGTTCCGGTTGTTGTTCCGGTTGTTCCGGGTCCAACCCTACCAATTCCCCGTCAGGGGACGGAAACCTATTGGGTGCGGGCAATTTGGAGTGTTTGGGAAAATTAGGAGTCCAACCCTACCAATTCCCCGTCAGGGGACGGAAACCCAGTGATAATTGCCTGTAAGGGCAAGAGGAAGAGGAGGGGGAGTCCAACCCTACCAATTCCCCGTCAGGGGACGGAAACTCAACGTCTGCTAAATCTTCTCGAAGCAACTCAGCATAAGACTGTCCAACCCTACCAATTCCCCGTCAGGGGACGGAAACAGTTTTAGTAGTCCCCGGTGGAGCGCAAATCCCAAGATTGGTGTTGTCCAACCCTACCAATTCCCCGTCAGGGGACGGAAACAGTCATAACTCGGCGTTCGACAGGTTTTTTTGTACGCCAATCTAGTCCAACCCTACCAATTCCCCGTCAGGGGACGGAAACTTCTGTTGAGGTCAATAGATAATAACCTTATTACCTTGAGTATGTCCAACCCTACCAATTCCCCGTCAGGGGACGGAAACTTAAATAAATGCCCTGCGCTGTTTTTAATTCCAACTTCTTGTCGTCCAACCCTACCAATTCCCCGTCAGGGGACGGAAACCTATGAATGCCATGATGGTCCACAATGGAAATGTGAACATCATGGTCCAACCCTACCAATTCCCCGTCAGGGGACGGAAACTCTTATTAATGTAGTTAAATTCTTTGCACTGCTTTAACTAAGCAGTCCAACCCTACCAATTCCCCGTCAGGGGACGGAAACGGCGGTGGAAGTGGCGGCGGTGGTGGTCAAGCTGTGTCCAACCCTACCAATTCCCCGTCAGGGGACGGAAACCGTTTCCGCTATTTTTGAGCCAACCAAACCATGGAGCCAACCGGACGATCGCATTTCCCAGACGAGGAAAGCGAAACCGCAGAAATTAGTTAATTTGGAGAGCGATCGCCAGTATAATTTTCTGTGAGGGAATTAACTCAATCCATGGCACCAAGTTCATTGACACCAGAAACACACCTACCAACTTTCCCGGTTTTGGGATTACCAGTACATCTGGCTGATAATTATAGCCAGTGGCTGTCATCGCGGCTGAGTCAGGGTTTGGGAACTAATGTCATCACCCTCAATGCTGAAATGGCGATCGCCGCCGAATCTAATCAACCCCTAGCCGAATTAATCCGAAACGCCGACCTAGTAATTCCTGACGGTGCGGGGGTGGTGCTTTATTTAAAATTCAAAGGACACCCTATCCAGCGTTGTCCGGGAATTGAATTAGCCGAAACCCTCCTCCATCAGTTTAACCAGCTAATACCCTCTGGATTGGTGTTTTTTTATGGTGGAAAACCTGGCATTGCTCAAAAAGCCGCAGAGCATTTTCAGCACCGGATTAAAGGTTTGGCGATCGCCTCTTATCACGGCTATCTGTCCGACTCCGAAGAACAGGAAATGCTTGCCAGTCTCCAGGAATTACAACCTCAATTAATTCTAGTCGGTTTAGGGGTTCCCCGTCAAGAGTTTTGGATTGCTAAAAATCGCCATTTATGTCCTGATGCTGTGTGGATTGGAGTTGGTGGCAGTTTTGATATTTGGGGGGGAGAAAAACAACGCGCCCCCGCTTGGTTTTGTGAACATCATTTAGAATGGCTTTATCGTTTGTATCAGGAACCTTGGCGGTGGCGGAGAATGTTGGCTTTACCCTATTTTGCTTGGAAGGCTTGGCTCAGGTCTTGATTAGCCGATGCCACACTCCTCTAATTTTGCCATAATTGCCAGAATTCTCGTCAATCCAAACCCTCCTAATTTCCCCATTAATCTACTGGCGATCGCAATATCCCCCACCCTCCCCGACGGGAGATGACCGGGGGGTGCTTTGTCTATTTCAAACACTAAGTTATTGTACCATAACCAGTCATTCGGTCGCCGCCATCCCACCTTTTCCCCAAACAGCTTATAAGTCTCTATATCCGCACTGGTAGAACCCCCGATTTCTTGCCAAATTCGATACTGGACACTAAATCCGAATCGACCATTACTATATTGACACCAAAGCTGATCAATGGTGCGGAATATATCACAGGGTAACTTCCCCAAACTCTCTATATCCAAATAACCTTGACTTTCCCTATGGGCTACTGCTAAAATTAACGTGGTGGTTTCTCGGTCGGCATCCTTCCATCTGCCACTTTTCAGCAGCTTTTCTAGGAAACTATAGTCCGTAGATGGTGATAACAATGCTTTCAGGTCGTCTCGGACTTCCGACGCACTTGAAGCCCGTTTATTGCTGCTGGTCATCACCATTTTATCTAGTATATCTGCGAGGGGAGAATTTAGGCGATCGCCTAAATATTTGCGCCAATTCCATTCCCCATCATGAACATTGTATAATTGCCAGGGGGGTACTTGGGTTAATAAATAAATACAGGTCACACCCAAGCTGTAGATATCACTGCTAAAGTTAGCCTGTCCCAACGTTTGTTCCGGTGCCGCATATCCCGAGGAACCTATGCTAGTCCCCGGACTGGTTAAAGCCTTCGCTGTCGCAAATTTTGCCGCCCCAAAATCCACTAAAATCAGTTGCTGGTCCGGGTGTCTTCTGATGATATTATCCGGTTTAATATCCCGGTGAATTACCTGCTTATTATGGATAAAATCCAACAGCGGTAATAAACTCCCCAGCAGATTAATCACCTGTTGCTGGCTGAATTTTCCCTGGGTTTCCAACTCCTTTAGCAGCGTTTTACCCGGGATATATTCCTGCACTAAATATTGGCGATTATCCTGGGTAAAATAGGCATAAAGTGCCGGGATTTGGGGATGATGTCCTAACTCATCTAAACGCACCGCTTCCAGTTCAAACAGTTGTTTAGCTTTCTCAATTCCCTGAGTCCCCACCCCTTGGGGAAAAAACTGTTTAATCACACAAAGAGGCTTCGAGGGTTTGTCCTCATCAACGGCTTTAAAAGTGCGACCAAAGCCACCTTGACCGATAATGGCGATCGCCCTATAGCGTTCTTTTAATAACAGTTTAGCACCACATCGCTGACAAAACCTGCTATCAGGTGGGTTATTAGCCAAACAGTCAGGATTGAGACATTGACTCATTCACCCTCCCTCCTAGACAACCCCCTAACCTTATCTTACCTAATCCCAGTGCGATCGCGCCATCAACCCAAAACCGCCGCCGCCGAATCCCGGGAAATCCGAATTTTAGTGTTAGTATATTCCGGGGTCCATCCCTCCGTATTACTAAAATAGCGCACCGCCTTAATTCTCTTAGTATCCGTCAAGTGAAACCAGTGTTCCGTCCCTGCTGGAACATTAATATATTCTTCCGCTTCAATGACTAACTCCATTTGACCACCATCAACACCCACAAAACCAAAGACACCTTCCCCCTCAATAATATAGCGCACTTCATCATCAGCGTGGGTGTGGCACTGCTCAAACTTAGCCAGTAAGCCGTCTAAGTTAGGGATATCAGGATGTAAAACGATTAAATCCCTGGACTGATAACCAGCCGTTTCCTGAAGTTCCTTAAAATACCCATCCAGAGATTGTAGCACCTGTTGTTTTTGGTTGTCATCCAAACTCGCCTCACCCAATAGGCGGCGAATTTCTGGATCTTCTCCCACAGGCCATCTATTTAGGTTAACATTCAAAGCGGAAAGTTCTCGCCTAATATCTTCTAGGTCAGTATAGGTAGCCCCATTTTCCAGGTGTAAAATTGCCATGGTTGTCCTTGATAATCAGCGCCCGTCATTATAGCATATTGACATAATAGCCCAACCCAGAAATCATCACTTATGTCCGAAGATACATCAAGCAACCATCAGGAGTTATTAGAAATTTGGCGATCGCAAATTCGCCAAGCCGATATTAATAACGTTTTCTGTCACTGTCGAGACTGTGAAGCCGAATGGGTAAGTTCAGCCTGGGACGAAAACTGCGCCAGTTGTGGAAGCACAAATATCGAGAGAATATCCTGTTGGCAATTTCCCGATGATTAACAATTCCCCGTCGCCGAGAAATCCCCTTTCTTTGTGGGTTGTTAAAAAGGCAAGAGCCAGACATAAGCCGGGTTCTGTTGTCTCAACTGCCAATAGCAATCAAGATAGCAGTTATCTATCTGGGATGTCTGTTACCAGACACCTCTAGCGGTACACCATAAACGGGATCGGTAAAAGACCAACCGTCATCCCTGCGACCTTGCTCCCAACCGGGGTTTACCGAGCCGATACCTCACGATATCGCTGGTGCGCTCTTACCGCACCTTTGCACCCTTACCAGTGAGCCAAATTAGCCCCTTTGGCGGTATGTTTCTGTGGCACTATCCTCACGATCGCTCGCACTGGGCGTTACCCAGCAAGTCTGGTCTTTGGGGAGCCCGGACTTTCCTCAGATCCAAATTAATGAATCCGCAACCGCCTGCGCCAACT includes:
- a CDS encoding protein kinase domain-containing protein yields the protein MSQCLNPDCLANNPPDSRFCQRCGAKLLLKERYRAIAIIGQGGFGRTFKAVDEDKPSKPLCVIKQFFPQGVGTQGIEKAKQLFELEAVRLDELGHHPQIPALYAYFTQDNRQYLVQEYIPGKTLLKELETQGKFSQQQVINLLGSLLPLLDFIHNKQVIHRDIKPDNIIRRHPDQQLILVDFGAAKFATAKALTSPGTSIGSSGYAAPEQTLGQANFSSDIYSLGVTCIYLLTQVPPWQLYNVHDGEWNWRKYLGDRLNSPLADILDKMVMTSSNKRASSASEVRDDLKALLSPSTDYSFLEKLLKSGRWKDADRETTTLILAVAHRESQGYLDIESLGKLPCDIFRTIDQLWCQYSNGRFGFSVQYRIWQEIGGSTSADIETYKLFGEKVGWRRPNDWLWYNNLVFEIDKAPPGHLPSGRVGDIAIASRLMGKLGGFGLTRILAIMAKLEECGIG
- a CDS encoding sirohydrochlorin chelatase, translated to MLSTVLLVSHGSRDRRPQLAVDKLAQQLSDRLKVTQGGDSLTDSLVGSAVLELGPTPLSAQIHQFAEYSLSLGIHRVQILPLFLLPGVHVGEDIPTEVELAQKSLGTEIEIHLQPYLGSQRQQLSVLLENVMSGYDVDAWILLSHGSRRAGGNEAIAHLAHKINASVAYWSVAPGMESRVQELLQAGYHRIGILPYFLFSGRTTDAIVDLVANLGDRFPHSQLHLTPPLDHSPHLGDLICTWAESCL
- a CDS encoding 1,2-dihydroxy-3-keto-5-methylthiopentene dioxygenase yields the protein MAILHLENGATYTDLEDIRRELSALNVNLNRWPVGEDPEIRRLLGEASLDDNQKQQVLQSLDGYFKELQETAGYQSRDLIVLHPDIPNLDGLLAKFEQCHTHADDEVRYIIEGEGVFGFVGVDGGQMELVIEAEEYINVPAGTEHWFHLTDTKRIKAVRYFSNTEGWTPEYTNTKIRISRDSAAAVLG
- a CDS encoding sirohydrochlorin chelatase; its protein translation is MLSTVLLVSHGSRDRRPQLAVDKLAQQLSDRLKVTQGGDSLTDSLVGSAVLELGPTPLSAQIHQFAEYSLSLGIHRVQILPLFLLPGVHVGEDIPTEVELAQKSLGTEIEIYLQPYLGSQRQQLSVLLENVMIGYDVDAWILLSHGSRRAGGNEAIAHLAHKINASVAYWSVAPGMESRVQELLQAGYHRIGILPYFLFSGRTTDAIVDLVANLGDRFPHSQLHLTPPLDHSPHLGDLICTWAESCL
- a CDS encoding WecB/TagA/CpsF family glycosyltransferase, producing the protein MAPSSLTPETHLPTFPVLGLPVHLADNYSQWLSSRLSQGLGTNVITLNAEMAIAAESNQPLAELIRNADLVIPDGAGVVLYLKFKGHPIQRCPGIELAETLLHQFNQLIPSGLVFFYGGKPGIAQKAAEHFQHRIKGLAIASYHGYLSDSEEQEMLASLQELQPQLILVGLGVPRQEFWIAKNRHLCPDAVWIGVGGSFDIWGGEKQRAPAWFCEHHLEWLYRLYQEPWRWRRMLALPYFAWKAWLRS